A stretch of the Saprospiraceae bacterium genome encodes the following:
- the rfbA gene encoding glucose-1-phosphate thymidylyltransferase RfbA, producing MKGIILAGGLGTRLYPLTLAMSKQLMPIYDKPMIYYPLSTLMLAGIREVLIISTPKDLPHFKELLKDGSQLGMKISYKEQLVPNGLAQAFVLGKEFIGKDPVCLILGDNIFYGHKIPDLLKASSDPSGGVIFAYPVADPERYGVVEFDDDLNAISIEEKPENPKSHFAVPGIYFYDNSVVSIAENLKPSARGEYEITDVNIEYLKAKKLKVSVLGRGVAWLDTGTHESLMQASQFIQVIEQRQGLKIGCIEEVAYLMGFISIEQLYEQAYLLRKSTYGEYLMKIIKMTGFVFPTQE from the coding sequence ATGAAAGGAATTATACTAGCTGGAGGATTGGGTACACGTTTATATCCTCTTACACTGGCGATGAGTAAGCAGTTAATGCCTATTTACGACAAACCGATGATTTATTATCCATTGTCTACCCTGATGTTGGCTGGTATCCGGGAAGTATTGATTATTTCAACACCAAAGGATTTACCTCATTTTAAAGAACTATTGAAAGATGGGTCCCAGTTGGGTATGAAAATCAGTTATAAAGAACAATTGGTGCCAAATGGTTTGGCCCAGGCTTTTGTTTTGGGTAAAGAATTTATTGGGAAAGATCCGGTATGTTTGATATTGGGAGACAATATTTTTTACGGCCATAAAATTCCTGATCTACTAAAAGCAAGTTCTGATCCAAGCGGAGGGGTAATTTTTGCTTATCCTGTTGCAGATCCCGAGCGTTATGGAGTTGTTGAATTTGATGATGATCTCAATGCCATTTCAATTGAAGAAAAACCTGAGAACCCTAAATCACATTTTGCAGTACCGGGAATTTATTTTTACGATAACAGTGTGGTTTCTATTGCTGAGAATTTAAAACCTTCTGCCAGGGGTGAATATGAAATTACAGATGTCAATATAGAGTATCTGAAAGCAAAAAAACTTAAAGTTTCTGTGCTGGGTCGTGGGGTTGCATGGTTGGATACTGGGACTCATGAATCGCTCATGCAGGCATCGCAATTTATTCAGGTTATTGAACAAAGACAGGGATTAAAAATAGGATGTATTGAAGAAGTAGCCTATCTCATGGGTTTTATAAGTATTGAACAATTGTATGAGCAAGCTTATTTATTGCGCAAAAGTACCTATGGGGAATATCTCATGAAAATTATAAAAATGACCGGATTTGTATTTCCGACTCAGGAATAG
- the rlmD gene encoding 23S rRNA (uracil(1939)-C(5))-methyltransferase RlmD produces MRKKSIRREIVHVTGIAHKGAAVGRTAEGLVVFVDQAIPGDQVEVILTKKRKGVWQGKTESVLMPSPHRVNPVCAHFGICGGCSWQHLNYTEQLNQKQTVVYDALTRIAKIDQALFEPILGASQTEFYRNKLEFTFSNKRWLTEQELHTELEASHKLALGFHRPGNFNKVVDIQKCYLQSDRSNEIRNFIKDFAVQQEWDFYNIHEQKGYLRNLIIRSNSQNNIMCILVTAFDDQEKLDALLEVLPKKFPEIVSFYKVINPKRNDSLFDLNFVKVFGQDYLTEQMDHVNFLIGPKSFFQTNTRQATELYRIVKDFCSLKGTETVYDWYCGVGSIGIYLANSARQIVGVDEIGEAIEDARLNADANQLLNCRFFHSDAKDISIENLLASYGKPDVVIVDPPRAGLHEKVIEHLKQLQPETLVYVSCNPGTQARDLALLKESYQVIKIKPVDLFPHTNHIESVALLSLHK; encoded by the coding sequence ATGAGAAAAAAATCAATCCGAAGAGAAATCGTGCATGTAACGGGAATTGCACACAAAGGAGCTGCTGTGGGTCGCACTGCAGAAGGCCTGGTTGTTTTTGTAGACCAAGCAATTCCGGGCGATCAGGTAGAAGTGATTCTCACAAAAAAGCGAAAGGGGGTTTGGCAAGGTAAAACAGAATCTGTCTTAATGCCTTCGCCTCATCGGGTTAATCCTGTATGTGCCCATTTCGGAATTTGCGGAGGTTGCAGTTGGCAGCATCTGAATTATACAGAACAATTGAATCAAAAGCAAACGGTTGTTTATGATGCATTAACCCGTATTGCCAAGATTGATCAGGCCTTATTTGAACCCATTTTAGGGGCATCTCAAACCGAATTTTATCGAAATAAACTGGAGTTTACGTTTTCTAATAAACGCTGGCTAACGGAGCAGGAGTTGCATACCGAACTGGAGGCTTCACATAAACTTGCTTTGGGATTTCATCGACCGGGTAATTTTAATAAAGTAGTTGATATTCAGAAATGCTATTTGCAATCTGATCGCTCGAATGAGATAAGAAATTTTATTAAAGATTTTGCAGTCCAACAAGAATGGGACTTTTACAATATTCATGAGCAAAAAGGATATTTGAGAAATCTGATTATCCGAAGCAATTCTCAAAATAACATCATGTGTATTTTAGTAACTGCTTTTGATGACCAGGAAAAATTGGATGCCCTTCTTGAAGTGTTACCTAAAAAATTTCCGGAAATTGTAAGTTTTTATAAAGTGATTAATCCAAAACGAAACGATAGTTTGTTTGATTTGAATTTTGTAAAAGTATTTGGGCAAGATTACCTGACTGAACAAATGGACCATGTAAATTTTCTTATCGGTCCAAAATCCTTTTTTCAGACAAACACACGCCAAGCAACGGAACTTTATCGAATCGTTAAAGACTTTTGTTCATTAAAAGGAACTGAAACTGTTTATGATTGGTATTGTGGCGTTGGCAGTATTGGCATTTATTTGGCAAATTCAGCGCGACAAATTGTTGGAGTGGATGAAATTGGCGAAGCAATTGAAGATGCGCGTCTTAATGCTGACGCTAATCAATTATTAAATTGCCGGTTTTTTCATTCTGACGCAAAAGATATTTCAATTGAAAATCTATTAGCTTCGTATGGAAAACCAGACGTAGTTATTGTCGATCCGCCCAGGGCAGGATTGCATGAGAAAGTTATTGAACATCTCAAACAATTACAGCCTGAAACTTTAGTATATGTTAGTTGTAATCCAGGGACACAGGCTCGGGATCTTGCTTTATTGAAGGAAAGTTATCAAGTGATAAAAATTAAACCAGTTGATTTGTTTCCCCATACCAATCATATAGAAAGTGTGGCCTTATTATCTTTGCACAAATGA
- a CDS encoding PD40 domain-containing protein: MKLSFIFLIHFILLCNLHGQDVVTSKNASKSELKLYQKAVQHYQSNQFEEAIKLFEKLIGQNPKFIDAQLQLASVCYDIKNYSCAAVHFNQVLALDSLFNPKVYYTQALCQYQLDLFKEAEQNLLRFIELDTVHKELLSKARMLLPKLHFADSAFKNPLKLVPKPISKLNTEFSEYLPSLTADAKIMVFTRRTKFNDEDLYISYFENNEWTPAEPIDELNSPNNEGSPAISPDGLSLVFTSCDRINSYGGCDLYISYFKSDHWTEPINMGEKINTAAYESQACFSSNGSSIFFTSNRKGTLGGFDIWYSKRKEDRSWSVAKNLGQAINSTGNEDCPFVHPNGGILYFSSDFYPGMGGKDLFYSKLSEQGQWQRPVNLGYPINSKGDESSFIVYPDGKHACFASDQNHFNQVDHKLRFNIDLFELELPEHLHITPSSYVELFISDFNTNKPIATSINVFDLKNKKIYFSKELETTGHVLISVPTGADYALHVSNPEYVFEPDQFRCSEVRLIYNPLVIYKKLRKVDQPNSKPIVLKNIFFESGSDKLKQESFFELDELIHFLRNQKNLKLKITGHTDDVGSDEDNLILSKNRAQSVINYLIKNGIESGRLIFDGKGESNPVESNDSEAGRYQNRRIEFEILQL; encoded by the coding sequence ATGAAACTTTCATTTATTTTTTTAATCCACTTTATTTTATTATGCAATCTGCACGGGCAGGATGTGGTCACTTCAAAGAATGCAAGTAAATCGGAGCTAAAACTATATCAAAAAGCTGTTCAGCATTATCAAAGCAATCAGTTTGAAGAAGCAATTAAGTTATTTGAAAAATTAATTGGTCAAAATCCAAAATTTATTGATGCACAGTTACAATTAGCTTCTGTTTGTTATGATATAAAAAATTATTCCTGCGCTGCCGTGCATTTTAATCAGGTGCTTGCTTTGGATTCATTGTTTAATCCTAAAGTTTATTATACCCAGGCATTGTGTCAATACCAATTGGATTTATTTAAAGAAGCTGAACAAAATTTACTTCGTTTTATAGAATTGGATACAGTCCATAAAGAGTTATTGTCAAAAGCGCGTATGCTGTTACCTAAATTGCATTTCGCTGATTCTGCTTTCAAAAATCCATTGAAACTCGTTCCAAAACCAATCAGTAAACTTAATACAGAATTCTCAGAATATCTTCCAAGTCTGACTGCAGATGCTAAAATTATGGTCTTTACACGAAGAACAAAATTTAATGATGAAGATTTATATATCAGTTATTTTGAAAATAATGAATGGACTCCAGCGGAACCGATTGATGAACTGAATTCACCAAATAATGAAGGCTCACCTGCAATTTCTCCGGATGGATTAAGTTTAGTTTTCACTTCATGTGATCGTATCAACTCCTATGGAGGCTGCGATTTATACATCAGTTATTTTAAATCCGATCATTGGACTGAACCAATTAATATGGGTGAAAAAATTAATACAGCGGCTTACGAATCACAGGCTTGCTTTAGTTCGAACGGATCCAGTATTTTTTTTACCAGCAACAGAAAAGGCACCTTGGGTGGATTTGATATTTGGTACAGTAAACGCAAAGAAGACCGGTCCTGGTCAGTAGCAAAAAATTTAGGTCAAGCAATCAATTCTACCGGCAATGAAGACTGTCCCTTTGTGCATCCCAATGGTGGAATTTTGTATTTTTCAAGTGATTTTTATCCCGGTATGGGAGGTAAAGATTTATTTTATTCAAAACTTTCAGAACAGGGTCAGTGGCAACGGCCAGTTAATCTGGGATATCCTATCAATTCAAAAGGTGACGAATCGTCTTTTATTGTTTATCCTGATGGTAAACATGCTTGCTTTGCAAGTGACCAAAATCATTTTAATCAAGTTGATCACAAACTTCGCTTTAATATAGATTTATTTGAATTGGAATTGCCTGAACATTTACATATAACACCCTCTAGTTATGTTGAGTTGTTTATAAGTGATTTCAACACCAATAAACCCATTGCTACATCAATAAATGTATTTGATTTAAAAAACAAAAAAATTTATTTTAGCAAGGAACTTGAAACAACAGGTCATGTATTAATTTCTGTACCTACCGGAGCAGATTATGCCTTGCACGTTTCAAATCCTGAATACGTGTTTGAACCGGATCAATTTCGATGCAGTGAAGTTCGTTTAATTTATAATCCATTAGTAATCTATAAAAAGCTTAGAAAAGTAGATCAACCAAACTCCAAGCCAATCGTTCTGAAAAACATCTTTTTTGAATCAGGTTCCGATAAATTGAAGCAAGAAAGTTTTTTTGAATTGGATGAGCTCATTCATTTTTTACGAAACCAGAAAAACTTGAAGTTGAAAATTACTGGCCATACGGATGATGTAGGTTCTGATGAAGATAACCTGATATTATCTAAGAACAGGGCCCAATCGGTCATCAATTATTTAATTAAAAATGGAATCGAATCCGGGCGGCTGATTTTTGATGGCAAAGGAGAATCAAATCCTGTTGAATCAAACGACTCTGAAGCTGGACGTTATCAAAACAGAAGGATTGAATTTGAAATACTTCAACTATGA
- a CDS encoding tetratricopeptide repeat protein yields the protein MMHGTFYKVIIQGKFEFGTERSFQKVYQLFIQRSETLYKKEILFKTPETIFFPEDKSLNIGRFIGNSSEKVWKNTISLIEYCAQFSLSGSINAWMTDNGKILHYCHFEPLGDKTSVMLYQEGKKMAEQIGKEQEAIQLLTEAIEKHDRHSQAYEKRAYINFHLKNYDDAIYDFKKSIKYDFMNASSHYGLARSLMIKNDLEGAISALEEATKQSIALQPLYWASRRVKGNCHLELNQFDKAAFEYKLFITRNFPENDPNLKYLSKTWFNYGKSLFALGQVDAALDAFDKSLEKAELNQETNQAEVFMHRGMARKAAGKADYILDLQKAAELGSQSASLLLAEQA from the coding sequence ATGATGCATGGCACGTTTTACAAAGTGATCATACAGGGAAAGTTTGAATTTGGTACTGAACGTTCATTTCAAAAGGTTTATCAACTTTTTATTCAACGCTCAGAGACTCTTTATAAGAAAGAAATTCTCTTTAAAACCCCTGAAACAATCTTTTTTCCGGAAGACAAATCTTTAAATATTGGTCGGTTTATCGGAAATTCATCAGAAAAAGTTTGGAAAAATACGATCAGTCTAATTGAATATTGTGCTCAATTTTCACTTTCCGGCAGCATCAATGCCTGGATGACAGATAACGGTAAAATTTTACATTACTGTCATTTTGAACCATTGGGGGATAAAACCTCTGTGATGCTTTATCAAGAAGGAAAGAAAATGGCTGAACAAATCGGTAAAGAGCAAGAAGCCATTCAATTATTAACAGAAGCTATTGAAAAGCACGACCGGCATTCACAAGCTTATGAAAAAAGGGCCTACATCAATTTTCATCTTAAAAATTATGATGATGCAATCTATGATTTCAAAAAGAGCATCAAGTATGATTTTATGAATGCTTCCTCGCATTACGGTCTTGCAAGGAGTCTGATGATTAAAAATGATTTGGAAGGTGCCATTTCTGCACTGGAAGAAGCAACCAAACAATCAATCGCATTGCAACCACTGTATTGGGCATCGCGACGCGTGAAGGGAAATTGCCATCTCGAATTGAATCAATTTGATAAAGCCGCATTTGAATACAAATTATTTATTACCAGGAATTTTCCTGAAAATGATCCAAATCTTAAATACTTGTCTAAGACCTGGTTTAATTATGGGAAATCGCTATTCGCATTAGGTCAGGTAGATGCTGCATTGGATGCGTTTGATAAATCACTTGAAAAAGCAGAATTAAACCAGGAAACCAATCAAGCTGAAGTGTTTATGCATCGGGGTATGGCTCGTAAAGCAGCAGGAAAAGCCGATTACATTCTCGATCTTCAAAAAGCAGCTGAACTGGGTTCCCAATCAGCCTCACTTTTATTAGCGGAGCAAGCTTAA
- a CDS encoding SPASM domain-containing protein, with protein MKIREFKIFIKTIRLQRLWNAAKVFVSYYLSNIIKRPIHWGLPIAIAVEPTTACNLRCPQCPSGLRSFNRPSGNLKIQEFQKWLEPIKNKVWAVTFYFQGEPFIHPDVEEGISIAHKFGLYTMSSTNGHFLDKQRAERIIQSGLDRLIISLDGTTQEIYEIYRKEGKLDKVIAGIQNLVAMKRQLKSATPYVIIQFIVMKSNEHQISDLKKLADSLGVDELKLKTAQIYDFENGSDFIPESQVYSRYQKNETGQFQIKNELKNRCWKLWHAPVITWDGQVVPCCFDKDASHPLGSLKDDNFKAIWNGNEYMNFRKQIWSSRKAVAICKNCTEGTRVWI; from the coding sequence TTGAAAATTAGAGAGTTTAAAATATTTATAAAAACAATCCGTCTGCAAAGATTATGGAATGCAGCCAAGGTATTCGTTTCATATTATCTCTCTAATATTATTAAAAGGCCCATTCATTGGGGACTGCCAATTGCAATCGCTGTTGAACCAACTACGGCTTGTAATTTGCGTTGCCCACAGTGTCCATCTGGATTGCGAAGTTTCAATCGACCATCCGGAAATCTTAAAATTCAGGAATTTCAAAAATGGCTTGAACCCATAAAGAATAAAGTTTGGGCTGTCACTTTCTATTTTCAGGGTGAGCCCTTTATACACCCGGATGTTGAAGAAGGAATTTCCATTGCACATAAATTCGGTTTGTACACCATGAGTTCAACCAATGGGCATTTTCTGGATAAACAACGCGCAGAGCGAATCATTCAATCCGGTTTAGACCGATTGATCATTTCTTTGGATGGCACCACCCAGGAAATTTATGAAATTTATAGAAAAGAAGGCAAATTAGATAAAGTAATAGCGGGAATTCAAAATCTCGTTGCCATGAAACGGCAATTGAAGTCCGCAACGCCGTATGTTATCATCCAGTTTATCGTTATGAAATCAAATGAACATCAGATTTCAGATTTAAAAAAACTTGCAGATTCGTTGGGAGTTGATGAGCTTAAATTAAAGACGGCCCAAATTTATGATTTTGAAAATGGTTCAGATTTTATTCCAGAATCACAAGTTTATTCCCGTTACCAAAAAAATGAAACAGGCCAGTTTCAAATTAAAAATGAATTAAAAAACAGGTGTTGGAAACTTTGGCATGCACCTGTAATTACCTGGGATGGGCAGGTCGTCCCCTGTTGTTTTGATAAAGATGCCAGTCACCCATTGGGAAGTTTGAAAGATGACAATTTTAAAGCAATTTGGAATGGAAACGAATATATGAATTTCAGAAAGCAAATTTGGTCCTCCAGAAAAGCCGTTGCCATTTGTAAGAATTGCACAGAAGGTACACGCGTTTGGATTTGA
- a CDS encoding aminoacyl-tRNA hydrolase, producing MKFLIAGLGNMDSDYFGTRHNVGFEVLDFIASGLGVTFKVSSFAHVAEASYKGKKLILIKPSTYMNLSGKALKYWMEKEKIELQNCFVILDDLNLDFGSIRIRPEGSDGGHNGLKDIQEKLATNKYPRLRIGIGNQFSKGKQVDYVLGKWNEKELKFLPEIIKLSGDAALSFCFAGLSNTMNLFNSKKIVTESI from the coding sequence ATGAAGTTTTTAATTGCAGGTTTAGGAAACATGGATTCAGACTATTTTGGAACCAGACATAATGTTGGATTTGAAGTTTTGGATTTTATTGCCTCTGGTTTAGGTGTTACATTCAAAGTTTCAAGTTTTGCGCATGTTGCTGAAGCTTCTTATAAAGGAAAAAAATTAATTTTAATTAAACCAAGTACTTACATGAACTTAAGTGGTAAAGCCTTAAAGTACTGGATGGAAAAAGAAAAAATAGAGCTCCAAAATTGCTTTGTTATATTGGATGATTTGAATTTAGATTTTGGAAGCATTCGGATCAGACCAGAAGGATCAGATGGTGGTCATAACGGATTAAAAGATATCCAGGAAAAACTAGCAACTAATAAATATCCACGACTTCGAATTGGAATAGGAAATCAATTCTCAAAAGGAAAACAGGTTGATTATGTTTTGGGAAAATGGAATGAAAAGGAATTAAAATTTCTTCCTGAAATAATTAAATTGTCTGGAGATGCTGCATTAAGTTTTTGCTTTGCAGGTCTAAGCAATACAATGAATCTTTTTAATTCAAAAAAGATTGTGACTGAAAGCATCTAA
- a CDS encoding peptidylprolyl isomerase, translated as MITSIRKRLWVVTVLMALALIGFIVMDMSSGKSASLFNNPDTVGKVAGQTLSWAEFQNTERVLYANSEVDYFGRKDYMWNQFVEKAILDKEAGYNGIGVSPAEIKELEFGYNLSPVIQRNFKDPNTGQINREQLNTFKQGIEDENLDPRLRDFWMVQEKEVVKDRMYNKLGAIVSKSLFMPNFAIERNQYESNFRLDFNYAIIPYQAIPDEEIKIEESDYIAEANTKKSILKTDEETRSLKYVVLDIIPTAEDSSLAKSAVESKIEGFRTSTNDSSFVVSNLGTWNDAYLTQAELSPALRDTIYKFPNGTVYGPYIDNGEYRIAKVLDKKVIPDSVKSSHILIQVKTREQYLSAVRLLDSLGNLVKTGKARFDSLAMKFSQDQGSAVKGGDLGMVALGRMVKPYNDAIFYSLNKGEIKTILTQFGVHLIQVTDTRFTTNKNAIHLAEIGESILPGETITNSIYDEAQNLIQTNRNLESLEKAVKEGGKYTMELAGNLFLNSYQIPKLGQNSNNTSREMVRWAYAKDTKVGDVSTEVYSLQEEQKKYINKYLIAALSQIQPKGIASYEPYKEQLKGDIIKRKKFEKIKEKVGQIADLTLGLGGFVYTIDTAKDISPFSGYITNLGEESKVVSNCSKLSEGQTSQPIMGEKGVFICKLNKKVIPPVEPNLDPFRAFYVHPAKNVAMSYLMKALQKKNPVKDYRSKFF; from the coding sequence ATGATTACCAGTATCCGCAAAAGACTTTGGGTCGTAACTGTCCTGATGGCCCTCGCTTTGATCGGATTTATTGTTATGGATATGTCCTCCGGGAAATCCGCAAGCCTTTTTAATAATCCGGATACCGTTGGCAAGGTTGCCGGACAAACTTTAAGTTGGGCTGAGTTTCAAAACACCGAACGGGTGTTGTATGCCAACTCTGAAGTCGACTATTTTGGTCGTAAAGACTATATGTGGAATCAATTTGTTGAAAAGGCCATCTTAGATAAAGAGGCTGGTTACAATGGAATTGGAGTCAGTCCTGCAGAAATTAAAGAACTTGAATTTGGGTACAATTTGTCGCCGGTAATTCAAAGAAATTTTAAAGATCCTAACACAGGTCAAATAAACCGTGAACAATTAAATACCTTCAAACAAGGAATTGAAGATGAAAATTTGGATCCCCGTCTCCGTGATTTCTGGATGGTTCAGGAAAAGGAAGTCGTTAAAGACCGTATGTATAATAAATTGGGAGCCATCGTTTCCAAATCTTTGTTCATGCCTAATTTTGCCATCGAACGGAATCAATATGAAAGTAATTTCCGCCTGGATTTTAATTACGCAATTATCCCTTATCAGGCAATTCCGGATGAAGAAATTAAAATTGAGGAATCAGATTATATAGCAGAAGCCAATACTAAAAAATCCATCCTTAAAACAGATGAAGAAACCCGTTCTTTAAAATATGTGGTATTAGATATTATCCCGACTGCTGAAGATTCCAGTCTTGCTAAATCTGCCGTTGAATCAAAAATTGAAGGATTTAGAACCAGTACAAATGATTCTAGCTTTGTAGTAAGCAATTTAGGAACCTGGAATGATGCTTATTTAACTCAAGCAGAATTAAGTCCTGCTTTAAGAGATACGATTTACAAATTTCCAAATGGTACAGTTTATGGTCCATATATCGATAATGGAGAATACCGGATTGCAAAAGTTTTAGATAAAAAAGTAATTCCAGATTCCGTAAAGTCAAGTCATATACTAATTCAGGTTAAAACAAGAGAGCAATATCTATCTGCAGTTCGTTTATTAGACAGTCTTGGAAATTTAGTTAAAACCGGAAAAGCACGTTTTGATTCTTTGGCTATGAAATTCAGCCAAGATCAGGGATCTGCCGTTAAAGGTGGGGATCTTGGTATGGTTGCATTAGGTAGAATGGTGAAACCTTATAACGATGCAATATTCTACAGTTTAAATAAAGGTGAAATCAAAACCATTCTTACACAATTTGGAGTCCATTTAATTCAAGTTACCGATACACGTTTTACAACCAATAAAAATGCAATTCATCTGGCTGAAATTGGAGAATCTATATTGCCTGGAGAAACAATCACTAACTCCATATATGATGAAGCCCAAAACCTGATTCAAACCAATCGGAATCTTGAAAGTTTAGAAAAGGCCGTAAAAGAAGGTGGAAAATATACCATGGAGTTGGCCGGTAATTTATTTTTAAACTCGTATCAAATTCCTAAATTAGGTCAAAACTCAAACAATACATCCAGAGAGATGGTGCGTTGGGCTTATGCTAAAGACACTAAGGTCGGTGATGTCAGTACAGAAGTTTATAGCTTACAGGAAGAACAAAAAAAATACATAAACAAATATTTAATCGCTGCCTTATCTCAAATCCAACCTAAAGGAATTGCATCCTATGAGCCTTATAAAGAACAATTAAAGGGCGATATCATAAAGCGCAAAAAATTTGAAAAAATTAAAGAAAAAGTTGGACAAATTGCTGATTTAACCTTGGGTCTTGGCGGCTTTGTTTATACCATTGATACTGCAAAAGATATTTCTCCATTTAGTGGTTACATCACCAATCTTGGGGAAGAATCAAAAGTTGTTTCAAACTGCTCAAAATTAAGTGAAGGGCAAACTTCACAACCAATTATGGGAGAGAAAGGAGTTTTCATTTGTAAATTAAATAAAAAAGTAATTCCACCCGTTGAACCCAATTTAGATCCATTCCGTGCATTCTATGTACATCCGGCTAAAAATGTAGCTATGAGTTATCTCATGAAAGCATTGCAAAAAAAGAATCCGGTTAAAGATTATCGAAGTAAATTTTTCTAG
- a CDS encoding endonuclease/exonuclease/phosphatase family protein, translated as MLRFLLSVNIVWSVLCAICYFIVGLDPARFWLFSISSLFIPALFLINILFVLFWVVFQIKNSWLPILTLLIGWTCWQKMFAFGEESSNKKCKQEAISVMSYNVYGLKQLKDTSSSKMQTKKAKFTAFIREHEPDILCVQENNFFSDDIINKTGLYPYFHYLIQHGTAIYSRFPILDKGLVEFGTKTNSCLWVDLLVQGRKLRVYSVHLQSNRITKELEQITDDEDEQNSEKISTLRKMFRKYKNTAIVRSKQARMLKEHAAQSPYPCLIAGDFNDTPFSYSYKLLLQGRTDSFLKCGSGLGTTYVGALPGLRIDFIIGDVDKVQFCTHRVLHTSYSDHNPILVKSFIKW; from the coding sequence ATGCTGCGGTTTTTATTATCCGTCAACATTGTCTGGTCTGTACTTTGCGCTATTTGCTATTTTATTGTAGGCCTGGATCCCGCACGTTTCTGGTTGTTTTCAATCAGCAGTTTATTTATACCGGCGCTGTTTTTAATTAATATTTTATTTGTTCTGTTTTGGGTAGTTTTTCAAATAAAAAATAGCTGGCTTCCCATACTTACTTTATTAATTGGATGGACCTGTTGGCAAAAAATGTTTGCTTTTGGTGAAGAATCTTCTAATAAAAAATGCAAACAAGAAGCCATTTCTGTAATGAGCTACAATGTTTATGGATTAAAGCAATTGAAAGACACCTCCAGTTCAAAAATGCAAACCAAAAAAGCAAAATTTACTGCTTTTATCCGGGAACATGAACCGGATATTTTGTGCGTTCAGGAGAATAATTTTTTCTCAGATGATATTATAAACAAAACCGGATTGTATCCCTACTTTCATTACTTAATTCAACACGGTACAGCAATTTACTCACGATTTCCAATACTTGACAAAGGGCTGGTTGAATTTGGAACTAAAACCAACAGCTGTCTGTGGGTAGATTTATTAGTACAAGGTAGAAAATTACGTGTGTACAGTGTGCATTTACAAAGTAACCGGATTACTAAAGAGCTGGAGCAAATTACCGATGATGAGGATGAACAAAATAGTGAAAAAATCAGTACGCTCCGTAAAATGTTTCGCAAATATAAAAACACTGCGATTGTCCGTTCAAAGCAAGCTCGTATGTTAAAGGAACATGCGGCACAATCTCCATATCCCTGTTTGATTGCGGGTGATTTTAACGACACTCCGTTTTCCTATAGTTATAAACTACTGCTCCAGGGACGTACAGACAGTTTTCTAAAATGTGGAAGTGGGCTTGGTACAACGTACGTTGGAGCGCTACCTGGTTTGCGAATAGATTTTATAATAGGTGATGTTGATAAGGTTCAGTTTTGTACCCATCGGGTGTTACACACTTCTTATTCTGACCACAATCCAATACTGGTAAAGAGTTTTATTAAATGGTAA